One genomic segment of Lampris incognitus isolate fLamInc1 chromosome 2, fLamInc1.hap2, whole genome shotgun sequence includes these proteins:
- the LOC130106619 gene encoding activin receptor type-1B-like, which yields MAKLRVLMTAAAHAVLYGTCDALWCNCTTVLCQKTGSLCETDGACIASTSFINGQEQHVRTCITQDSLVPPGQPILCLSAEGLLNTHCCYTDYCNSIDLKVPSMTSLTHMEGDSDATGTWGPVELVAVIAGPVFLLCLLLLASMFLFQYYQRACSHRQRLEVEDPSCDHLFLPKDKTLQDLIYDLSTSGSGSGLPLFVQRTVARTIVLQEIIGKGRFGEVWRGRWRGGDVAVKIFSSREERSWFREAEIYQTIMLRHENILGFIAADNKDNGTWTQLWLVSDYHEYGSLFDYLNRYSVTIEGMIKLALSAASGLAHLHMEILGTQGKPGIAHRDLKSKNILVKKNCTCAIADLGLAVRHESATDTIDIAPNQRVGTKRYMAPEVLDESINMRQFDSFKCADIYALGLVYWEIARRCNSGGVHEEYQLPYYDLVPSDPSIEEMRKVVCDQKLRPNVPNWWQSYEALRVMSKIMRECWYANGTARLTALRIKKTLSQLSVQEDIKV from the exons ATGGCTAAGTTACGGGTACTGATGACGGCCGCCGCGCACGCCGTGCTGTACGGAACATGCGACG CTCTGTGGTGTAACTGCACCACTGTCCTGTGTCAGAAGACTGGCTCCCTGTGCGAGACGGACGGGGCCTGCATCGCCTCGACCTCTTTCATCAATGGCCAGGAGCAGCACGTTCGCACCTGTATCACGCAGGACAGCCTGGTACCCCCTGGACAGCCGATCCTGTGCCTCAGTGCAGAAGGTCTACTTAATACCCACTGCTGCTacactgactactgcaacagcattgaCCTCAAAGTACCCTCCA TGACATCTCTGACACACATGGAGGGCGACAGCGATGCCACGGGTACATGGGGTCCTGTGGAACTGGTGGCTGTGATCGCGGGGCCGGTGTTCCTGCTGTGTTTGCTGCTTTTGGCAAGCATGTTCCTTTTTCAGTACTACCAGAGGGCCTGCAGCCACAGACAGAGGCTGGAGGTGGAGGATCCGTCCTGTGACCACCTCTTCCTGCCCAAGGACAAGACCCTGCAAGATCTCATTTACGACCTGTCCACCTCTGGCTCAGGCTCTG GTCTACCTCTGTTTGTGCAGCGGACTGTGGCTAGGACCATCGTGCTGCAGGAGATCATTGGGAAAGGCCGTTTTGGGGAGGTGTGGCGGGGTCGCTGGAGGGGAGGGGACGTGGCAGTGAAGATCTTTTCTTCCAGAGAGGAGCGCTCCTGGTTCCGTGAGGCTGAGATCTATCAGACCATTATGCTCCGCCATGAGAACATCCTGGGCTTCATAGCCGCTGACAACAAAG ATAACGGGACGTGGACCCAGCTGTGGTTGGTGTCAGACTACCATGAGTATGGCTCTCTGTTCGACTACCTGAACCGCTACTCAGTCACCATCGAGGGCATGATCAAGCTGGCTCTGTCTGCGGCCAGCGGACTCGCACATCTGCACATGGAGATTCTAGGaactcaag GAAAGCCAGGCATAGCCCACCGGGACCTCAAGTCCAAGAACATCCTGGTGAAGAAGAACTGTACCTGTGCCATCGCTGACCTGGGCTTGGCTGTTCGTCATGAGTCTGCCACAGACACTATCGACATAGCCCCGAACCAAAGGGTGGGCACTAAGAG GTACATGGCTCCAGAGGTCCTGGATGAAAGTATCAACATGAGACAGTTTGACTCGTTTAAATGTGCTGACATCTATGCTCTGGGGCTGGTCTACTGGGAGATCGCTCGCCGCTGTAATAGCGGAG GTGTCCACGAAGAGTACCAGCTGCCCTATTACGACCTGGTCCCTTCTGACCCCTCAATAGAAGAGATGAGGAAGGTGGTGTGTGACCAAAAGCTTCGACCAAATGTCCCAAACTGGTGGCAGAGTTATGAG GCCCTGCGAGTCATGAGTAAGATCATGAGGGAGTGTTGGTACGCCAATGGAACGGCCCGCTTGACAGCCCTGCGCATCAAAAAGACCCTGTCCCAGCTCAGCGTTCAGGAGGACATTAAAGTTTGA